One genomic region from Clarias gariepinus isolate MV-2021 ecotype Netherlands chromosome 22, CGAR_prim_01v2, whole genome shotgun sequence encodes:
- the eef1a2 gene encoding elongation factor 1-alpha 2, whose protein sequence is MGKEKIHINIVVIGHVDSGKSTTTGHLIYKCGGIDKRTIEKFEKEAAEMGKGSFKYAWVLDKLKAERERGITIDISLWKFETSKYYITIIDAPGHRDFIKNMITGTSQADCAVLIVAAGVGEFEAGISKNGQTREHALLAYTLGVKQLIVAVNKMDSTEPSYSEKRYDEIVKEVSAYIKKIGYSPASVPFVPISGWHGDNMLEPSTNMSWFKGWKLERKEQHATGITLLEALDTIMPPTRPTDKPLRLPLQDVYKIGGIGTVPVGRVETGILRPGMVVTFAPVNITTEVKSVEMHHESLTEAVPGDNVGFNVKNVSVKDIRRGNVCGDSRSDPPQEASGFTAQVIILNHPGQISAGYSPVLDCHTAHIACKFAELREKIDRRSGKKLEDNPKSLKSGDAAIVDMIPGKPMCVESFSQYPPLGRFAVRDMRQTVAVGVIKNVEKKIGGSGKITKSAQKAQKAGK, encoded by the exons ATGGGGAAGGAGAAGATCCATATTAATATAGTTGTGATTGGTCATGTCGATTCTGGGAAGTCCACCACCACTGGCCACCTCATTTATAAGTGTGGTGGCATTGACAAGAGAACCATCGAGAAATTTGAAAAGGAGGCTGCAGAG ATGGGGAAAGGTTCATTTAAATATGCTTGGGTTCTGGACAAGCTGAAGGCAGAGCGGGAGAGGGGCATCACAATAGACATCTCCCTCTGGAAGTTTGAGACCTCTAAATACTACATCACCATCATTGATGCTCCAGGACATAGAGATTTCATCAAGAACATGATTACAGGGACTTCCCAG GCGGATTGTGCTGTTCTTATTGTGGCAGCTGGGGTAGGTGAGTTTGAGGCAGGTATCTCCAAGAATGGACAGACTCGTGAACATGCCCTCCTGGCCTACACGTTGGGTGTCAAGCAGCTGATTGTTGCTGTTAACAAAATGGACTCTACGGAGCCTTCTTACAGCGAAAAGCGCTATGATGAGATTGTTAAAGAAGTCAGTGCTTACATCAAGAAGATTGGCTACAGTCCCGCCTCAGTGCCCTTCGTCCCTATTTCTGGATGGCATGGGGACAACATGCTGGAACCTTCCACCAAT ATGTCATGGTTTAAAGGCTGGAAGCTTGAGAGGAAGGAACAACATGCTACTGGAATCACCCTCCTTGAGGCCTTGGACACAATCATGCCCCCTACACGTCCCACAGACAAGCCTTTACGCCTTCCTTTGCAGGATGTTTACAAAATTGGAG GCATCGGGACAGTACCTGTGGGCAGAGTGGAGACGGGCATCCTGCGTCCAGGAATGGTGGTGACCTTTGCTCCTGTCAATATCACTACAGAAGTAAAGTCTGTGGAGATGCATCACGAGTCACTGACTGAAGCGGTACCAGGTGACAATGTGGGATTCAATGTGAAGAACGTGTCTGTGAAGGACATTCGCAGGGGAAATGTGTGTGGGGACAGCCGGTCAGATCCACCCCAGGAAGCTTCAGGTTTTACAGCACAG GTTATCATCCTGAATCATCCAGGTCAAATCAGTGCTGGCTACTCCCCGGTCCTCGACTGTCACACAGCTCACATTGCCTGCAAGTTTGCTGAGCTGAGGGAGAAGATTGACCGTCGCTCAGGAAAGAAACTGGAAGACAACCCCAAGTCCCTAAAGTCTGGAGATGCTGCCATTGTGGATATGATTCCAGGGAAACCCATGTGTGTGGAGAGTTTTTCACAGTACCCACCTTTGG GACGCTTTGCTGTGAGAGATATGAGACAAACCGTTGCTGTTGGTGTCATCAAGAATGTAGAAAAGAAAATTGGTGGGAGTGGCAAAATCACCAAATCAGCTCAAAAAGCTCAGAAAGCTGGCAAATGA